A single genomic interval of Hevea brasiliensis isolate MT/VB/25A 57/8 chromosome 4, ASM3005281v1, whole genome shotgun sequence harbors:
- the LOC110633036 gene encoding bidirectional sugar transporter SWEET17 isoform X1, whose amino-acid sequence MEILSLVFGVIGNVISVLMFLSPVGTFWRIIKHKSTEDFESLPYICTLLNAALWTYYGIIKPGAFLVATVNGFGILVEIVYVTLFLVYAAPKMRAKTGILVGLLDVGFLAAAILVTRLVLQGQVRIDATGFMCCGLNIVMYGSPLAAMRTVVTTKSVEFMPFLLSFFLFLNGGIWTLYAILTSDYFLGVPNGAGFLLGAAQLVLYAIYRNANPSSNVSDGLEEGWQYQTLISSAASSSSEQSHEIKERN is encoded by the exons ATGGAAATCTTGAGTTTGGTCTTTGGAGTCATAG GCAATGTGATCTCAGTGCTCATGTTTCTTTCTCCTGT TGGAACTTTTTGGAGAATTATAAAGCACAAATCCACTGAGGACTTTGAGAGTCTTCCTTACATCTGCACATTACTAAATGCAGCTTTATGGACCTACTATGGCATCATCAAACCAGGAGCCTTCCTTGTTGCTACTGTTAATGGTTTTGGAATCCTGGTGGAAATTGTATATGTAACTCTCTTCCTTGTATATGCAGCACCAAAAATGAGG GCTAAAACAGGAATTCTTGTTGGGCTCTTGGATGTGGGGTTCTTAGCAGCAGCAATTCTGGTTACTCGTTTGGTATTGCAGGGACAAGTGAGGATCGATGCAACAGGGTTCATGTGTTGTGGCCTCAACATTGTTATGTACGGTTCGCCTCTAGCTGCTATG AGAACAGTAGTTACTACCAAGAGTGTGGAGTTCATGCCCTTCCTCCtgtctttcttccttttcttgaaTGGAGGGATTTGGACCTTGTATGCTATTCTCACAAGTGATTATTTTCTTGGG gtacCAAATGGAGCTGGATTTTTACTTGGAGCAGCACAGCTAGTGCTCTATGCCATTTACAGGAATGCCAATCCTTCAAGTAACGTTTCTGATGGGCTGGAAGAAGGATGGCAATACCAGACCCTTATCTCATCAGCAGCATCATCATCATCTGAACAATCCCATGAAATTAAAGAACGaaattaa
- the LOC110633034 gene encoding glyoxysomal fatty acid beta-oxidation multifunctional protein MFP-a: protein MGSATKGRTTIDVGADGVAVITIINPPVNSLSFDVLKSLKDSFDQALRRDDVKAIVVTGAKGKFSGGFDITAFGGVQSGTVDQPKRGFISVDILTDTVEAARKPSVAAIDGLALGGGLEVAMACHARISTPTAQLGLPELQLGIIPGFGGTQRLPRLVGITKALEMMLTSKPVKGEEAHALGLVDSVVSPNELVNTARQWALDILECRKPWVASLYRTDKLDSLGEAREIFKFARAQARKQAPNLKHPLVCIDVVEEGVVSGPRAGLWKEVDEFQVLVHSDTCKSLVHIFFAQRGTTKVPGITDKGLMPRRVNKVAVLGGGLMGSGIATALILSNYQVILKEVNEKFLQAGIERVRANLQSRVKRGKMSQEKFEKTSSLLKGVLDYESFKDVDMVIEAVIENISLKQQIFADLEKYCPPHCILASNTSTIDLNLIGQRTRSQDRIIGAHFFSPAHVMPLLEIVRTNQTSPQVIVDLLDVGKKIKKTSVVVGNCTGFAVNRMFFPYTQAAILLVEHGVDPYQIDRAITKFGMPMGPFRLCDLVGFGVAIATGMQFIENFPERTYKSMLIPLLQEDKRAGETTRKGFYLYGDKRKASPDPELRKFIEKARSISGVAIDPKLAKLPEKDIVEMTFFPVVNEACRVFAEGIAVKASDLDIASVMGMGFPFYRGGILFWADSLGSKYIYSRLEEWSKMYGEFFKPCDFLAERAAKGAPLSSPVEQAKSRL from the exons ATGGGAAGCGCCACTAAGGGGAGAACCACCATTGACGTTGGAGCTGATGGTGTAGCGGTCATCACCATCATCAATCCTCCTGTTAATTCGCTCTCTTTCGATG TGCTAAAAAGCTTGAAAGATAGTTTTGACCAAGCCTTAAGAAGAGATGATGTGAAGGCAATTGTTGTCACTG GTGCGAAGGGTAAGTTCTCGGGTGGCTTTGATATTACTGCATTTGGTGGAGTTCAAAGCGGAACTG TGGATCAACCAAAGCGTGGTTTTATATCAGTTGACATTCTAACTGACACTGTAGAAG CTGCAAGAAAACCTTCAGTGGCTGCCATTGATGGTCTTGCCTTAGGTGGAGGATTAGAGGTTGCAATG GCATGTCATGCACGTATCTCAACTCCCACTGCACAATTAGGCCTGCCTGAACTTCAACTCGGAATAATTCCTGGATTTGGAG GAACACAGAGGCTTCCACGTCTTGTTGGTATAACAAAGGCTCTTGAAATGATGTTG ACATCAAAACCAGTTAAAGGTGAAGAAGCTCATGCTTTGGGCCTTGTAGATTCTGTAGTTTCACCAAATGAGTTGGTGAACACTGCACGTCAATGGGCCCTTGATATCTTGGAATGTAGGAAGCCATGGGTTGCTAGTCTTTACAGGACTGACAAGTTAGATTCCCTCGGAGAAGCGAGGGAGATATTCAAATTTGCAAGAGCACAAGCTCGGAAACAGGCTCCTAATCTCAAACATCCATTagtttgcattgatgttgttgaaGAGGGTGTAGTTTCTGGTCCTCGGGCTGGACTCTGGAAG GAGGTTGATGAATTCCAAGTACTTGTTCATTCTGACACCTGCAAGAGCTTGGTCCACATCTTTTTTGCTCAGCGTGGAACCACAAAG GTTCCTGGAATTACTGACAAAGGCTTGATGCCTAGACGAGTGAATAAGGTTGCAGTGCTTGGCGGAGGACTAATGGGTTCTGGCATAGCAACTGCACTGATCCTTAGTAATTACCAGGTTATCCTGAAAGAAGTAAATGAAAAGTTCTTGCAAGCTGGAATTGAAAGAGTCAGAG CTAACCTACAAAGCCGTGTCAAGAGAGGAAAAATGTCTCAAGAGAAGTTTGAAAAAACCTCTTCTCTTCTTAAGGGTGTTCTTGATTATGAAAGCTTCAAAGATGTGGATATGGTCATAGAG GCTGTTATTGAAAATATTTCTTTGAAGCAACAAATATTTGCTGATCTTGAAAAATATTGCCCACCACACTGCATTCTTGCAAGCAACACCTCCACAATTGACTTGAACTTGATTGGCCAGAGGACCAGGTCCCAGGATCGGATTATTGGAGCCCATTTCTTTAG TCCGGCTCATGTCATGCCACTCTTGGAAATTGTTCGTACGAACCAAACGTCTCCTCAAGTAATTGTGGATTTACTAGATGttggaaagaaaataaagaagacTTCTGTTGTGGTCGGGAATTGCACAGGATTTGCTGTCAACAGGATGTTTTTCccctatacacaagctgccattttGCTAGTTGAACACGGGGTGGATCCTTATCAGATTGATAGGGCAATCACTAAATTTGGAATGCCAATGGGTCCATTCCG GTTGTGTGATCTGGTTGGTTTTGGTGTGGCAATTGCAACTGGCATGCAATTTATTGAGAATTTCCCTGAGCGAACTTATAAATCAATGCTCATCCCACTGCTGCAAGAGGACAAGAGAGCAG GGGAAACTACTCGCAAAGGGTTCTATTTGTACGGTGATAAGCGCAAAGCTAGCCCAGATCCCGAATTAAGGAAATTCATCGAGAAGGCAAGAAGTATTTCTGGTGTTGCCATTGACCCCAAG CTTGCAAAGTTACCTGAGAAAGACATTGTGGAGATGACATTCTTCCCGGTAGTGAATGAAGCCTGCCGAGTCTTTGCAGAAGGAATTGCCGTTAAAGCTTCAGACCTTGACATTGCTTCTGTTATGGGCATGGGCTTTCCTTTTTACAG GGGAGGTATTTTGTTCTGGGCTGATTCTCTTGGatcaaaatatatatattcaaGATTGGAGGAGTGGTCAAAGATGTATGGAGAATTCTTCAAGCCCTGTGACTTCTTGGCTGAAAGAGCTGCCAAGGGTGCTCCACTG AGTTCTCCGGTGGAACAAGCAAAATCTCGGTTGTAA
- the LOC110633036 gene encoding bidirectional sugar transporter SWEET17 isoform X2, with product MEILSLVFGVIGNVISVLMFLSPVGTFWRIIKHKSTEDFESLPYICTLLNAALWTYYGIIKPGAFLVATVNGFGILVEIVYVTLFLVYAAPKMRAKTGILVGLLDVGFLAAAILVTRLVLQGQVRIDATGFMCCGLNIVMYGSPLAAMRTVVTTKSVEFMPFLLSFFLFLNGGIWTLYAILTSDYFLGVGTKWSWIFTWSSTASALCHLQECQSFK from the exons ATGGAAATCTTGAGTTTGGTCTTTGGAGTCATAG GCAATGTGATCTCAGTGCTCATGTTTCTTTCTCCTGT TGGAACTTTTTGGAGAATTATAAAGCACAAATCCACTGAGGACTTTGAGAGTCTTCCTTACATCTGCACATTACTAAATGCAGCTTTATGGACCTACTATGGCATCATCAAACCAGGAGCCTTCCTTGTTGCTACTGTTAATGGTTTTGGAATCCTGGTGGAAATTGTATATGTAACTCTCTTCCTTGTATATGCAGCACCAAAAATGAGG GCTAAAACAGGAATTCTTGTTGGGCTCTTGGATGTGGGGTTCTTAGCAGCAGCAATTCTGGTTACTCGTTTGGTATTGCAGGGACAAGTGAGGATCGATGCAACAGGGTTCATGTGTTGTGGCCTCAACATTGTTATGTACGGTTCGCCTCTAGCTGCTATG AGAACAGTAGTTACTACCAAGAGTGTGGAGTTCATGCCCTTCCTCCtgtctttcttccttttcttgaaTGGAGGGATTTGGACCTTGTATGCTATTCTCACAAGTGATTATTTTCTTGGGGTAG gtacCAAATGGAGCTGGATTTTTACTTGGAGCAGCACAGCTAGTGCTCTATGCCATTTACAGGAATGCCAATCCTTCAAGTAA
- the LOC110633035 gene encoding uncharacterized protein LOC110633035 isoform X2: MMDGIITRGGGGGGRVGTGEEYVGDGMQCSEHPYRNNPGGICAFCLQEKLGKLVSSSFPLPIRGPSSSASSSSYSSFRSDIGGGGVGASNVGRGASSLSLAARPTSSKGRNDGGNSCHYQDYYARRARIPFLLAKKKKKVMVSSSSDRDIVFKRSKSTTTPARNHFLDASTDDCEEFSSTRRGGFWSFLYLSSSKSSTTKKTDKVSSLTVKTTTTRRSGYMVNLEEKCLGSSLSKNGDIVVVKDDDSPNSQAIASASSFERKVSRSRSVGCGSRSFSGDFFERISTGFGDCSIRRVESQREGKPKVPAATSNMNERVKCGGIFAEDINGKPAPGIAAGPFAHGRSRNWGFAFASPMRAFAKPSSKDGKRDIIREASKSNKSNAPNLSVITSLLGVRG; the protein is encoded by the exons ATGATGGATGGTATAATCACAAGAGGTGGCGGTGGAGGTGGTAGAGTTGGTACTGGTGAAGAATACGTAGGTGATGGTATGCAATGCAGTGAACATCCTTATAGAAACAACCCAGGTGGGATCTGTGCTTTTTGCCTTCAGGAAAAGCTTGGCAAGTTGGTTTCTTCCTCTTTTCCTCTACCTATTCGTGGCCCTTCTTCTTCTGCTTCctcttcttcttattcttcttttAGATCTGATATTGGTGGCGGTGGTGTTGGCGCCAGTAATGTTGGCCGTGGTGCTTCTTCACTTTCGCTTGCTGCGCGTCCCACATCTTCAAAAGGTCGAAATGATGGTGGAAATAGTTGTCACTATCAAGATTACTACGCGAGGAGGGCCAGGATCCCTTTTCTTTTggctaaaaagaagaaaaaagtcaTGGTCTCATCATCATCAGATCGTGATATTGTTTTCAAAAGAAGCAAATCTACTACAACTCCTGCAAGAAACCATTTCTTGGACGCTTCCACTGATGATTGTGAGGAATTTAGCTCTACAAGAAGAGgtgggttctggtcatttctttaTCTTTCTTCCTCCAAGTCTTCTACTACCAAGAAAACAGATAAGGTGTCATCATTGACAGTAaaaacaacaacaacaagaaGAAGTGGGTATATGGTGAACCTCGAGGAAAAGTGCTTGGGGTCTTCTTTGTCCAAGAATGGTGACATTGTGGTAGTAAAAGATGATGATAGTCCTAATAGCCAAGCCATTGCCTCTGCTTCATCTTTTGAGAGAAAGGTTTCAAGATCCAGATCCGTAGGATGTGGAAGCAGGAGCTTCTCTGGTGACTTCTTTGAGAGAATCTCAACTGGGTTTGGAGATTGCAGTATTAGGAGAGTGGAGTCACAAAGGGAAGGCAAGCCAAAGGTCCCTGCAGCCACCTCTAACATGAATGAAAGAGTCAAATGTGGTGGTATCTTCG CAGAAGATATCAATGGGAAACCAGCACCTGGGATTGCAGCTGGGCCTTTTGCTCATGGAAGGAGTAGAAACTGGGGTTTTGCTTTCGCTAGTCCAATGAGAGCTTTTGCGAAGCCTTCTTCAAAAGATGGCAAGAGAGACATCATCAGAGAAGCTTCTAAATCCAATAAGAGCAATGCTCCAAACTTAAGTGTCATTACTTCATTGTTAGGTGTGAGAGGCTAA
- the LOC110633035 gene encoding uncharacterized protein LOC110633035 isoform X3, whose translation MMDGIITRGGGGGGRVGTGEEYVGDGMQCSEHPYRNNPGGICAFCLQEKLGKLVSSSFPLPIRGPSSSASSSSYSSFRSDIGGGGVGASNVGRGASSLSLAARPTSSKGRNDGGNSCHYQDYYARRARIPFLLAKKKKKVMVSSSSDRDIVFKRSKSTTTPARNHFLDASTDDCEEFSSTRRGGFWSFLYLSSSKSSTTKKTDKVSSLTVKTTTTRRSGYMVNLEEKCLGSSLSKNGDIVVVKDDDSPNSQAIASASSFERKVSRSRSVGCGSRSFSGDFFERISTGFGDCSIRRVESQREGKPKVPAATSNMNERVKCGGIFEDINGKPAPGIAAGPFAHGRSRNWGFAFASPMRAFAKPSSKDGKRDIIREASKSNKSNAPNLSVITSLLGVRG comes from the exons ATGATGGATGGTATAATCACAAGAGGTGGCGGTGGAGGTGGTAGAGTTGGTACTGGTGAAGAATACGTAGGTGATGGTATGCAATGCAGTGAACATCCTTATAGAAACAACCCAGGTGGGATCTGTGCTTTTTGCCTTCAGGAAAAGCTTGGCAAGTTGGTTTCTTCCTCTTTTCCTCTACCTATTCGTGGCCCTTCTTCTTCTGCTTCctcttcttcttattcttcttttAGATCTGATATTGGTGGCGGTGGTGTTGGCGCCAGTAATGTTGGCCGTGGTGCTTCTTCACTTTCGCTTGCTGCGCGTCCCACATCTTCAAAAGGTCGAAATGATGGTGGAAATAGTTGTCACTATCAAGATTACTACGCGAGGAGGGCCAGGATCCCTTTTCTTTTggctaaaaagaagaaaaaagtcaTGGTCTCATCATCATCAGATCGTGATATTGTTTTCAAAAGAAGCAAATCTACTACAACTCCTGCAAGAAACCATTTCTTGGACGCTTCCACTGATGATTGTGAGGAATTTAGCTCTACAAGAAGAGgtgggttctggtcatttctttaTCTTTCTTCCTCCAAGTCTTCTACTACCAAGAAAACAGATAAGGTGTCATCATTGACAGTAaaaacaacaacaacaagaaGAAGTGGGTATATGGTGAACCTCGAGGAAAAGTGCTTGGGGTCTTCTTTGTCCAAGAATGGTGACATTGTGGTAGTAAAAGATGATGATAGTCCTAATAGCCAAGCCATTGCCTCTGCTTCATCTTTTGAGAGAAAGGTTTCAAGATCCAGATCCGTAGGATGTGGAAGCAGGAGCTTCTCTGGTGACTTCTTTGAGAGAATCTCAACTGGGTTTGGAGATTGCAGTATTAGGAGAGTGGAGTCACAAAGGGAAGGCAAGCCAAAGGTCCCTGCAGCCACCTCTAACATGAATGAAAGAGTCAAATGTGGTGGTATCTTCG AAGATATCAATGGGAAACCAGCACCTGGGATTGCAGCTGGGCCTTTTGCTCATGGAAGGAGTAGAAACTGGGGTTTTGCTTTCGCTAGTCCAATGAGAGCTTTTGCGAAGCCTTCTTCAAAAGATGGCAAGAGAGACATCATCAGAGAAGCTTCTAAATCCAATAAGAGCAATGCTCCAAACTTAAGTGTCATTACTTCATTGTTAGGTGTGAGAGGCTAA
- the LOC110633035 gene encoding uncharacterized protein LOC110633035 isoform X1: protein MMDGIITRGGGGGGRVGTGEEYVGDGMQCSEHPYRNNPGGICAFCLQEKLGKLVSSSFPLPIRGPSSSASSSSYSSFRSDIGGGGVGASNVGRGASSLSLAARPTSSKGRNDGGNSCHYQDYYARRARIPFLLAKKKKKVMVSSSSDRDIVFKRSKSTTTPARNHFLDASTDDCEEFSSTRRGGFWSFLYLSSSKSSTTKKTDKVSSLTVKTTTTRRSGYMVNLEEKCLGSSLSKNGDIVVVKDDDSPNSQAIASASSFERKVSRSRSVGCGSRSFSGDFFERISTGFGDCSIRRVESQREGKPKVPAATSNMNERVKCGGIFGGFMINSSSSSSSCSSTSSSYWFSSSAEDINGKPAPGIAAGPFAHGRSRNWGFAFASPMRAFAKPSSKDGKRDIIREASKSNKSNAPNLSVITSLLGVRG, encoded by the coding sequence ATGATGGATGGTATAATCACAAGAGGTGGCGGTGGAGGTGGTAGAGTTGGTACTGGTGAAGAATACGTAGGTGATGGTATGCAATGCAGTGAACATCCTTATAGAAACAACCCAGGTGGGATCTGTGCTTTTTGCCTTCAGGAAAAGCTTGGCAAGTTGGTTTCTTCCTCTTTTCCTCTACCTATTCGTGGCCCTTCTTCTTCTGCTTCctcttcttcttattcttcttttAGATCTGATATTGGTGGCGGTGGTGTTGGCGCCAGTAATGTTGGCCGTGGTGCTTCTTCACTTTCGCTTGCTGCGCGTCCCACATCTTCAAAAGGTCGAAATGATGGTGGAAATAGTTGTCACTATCAAGATTACTACGCGAGGAGGGCCAGGATCCCTTTTCTTTTggctaaaaagaagaaaaaagtcaTGGTCTCATCATCATCAGATCGTGATATTGTTTTCAAAAGAAGCAAATCTACTACAACTCCTGCAAGAAACCATTTCTTGGACGCTTCCACTGATGATTGTGAGGAATTTAGCTCTACAAGAAGAGgtgggttctggtcatttctttaTCTTTCTTCCTCCAAGTCTTCTACTACCAAGAAAACAGATAAGGTGTCATCATTGACAGTAaaaacaacaacaacaagaaGAAGTGGGTATATGGTGAACCTCGAGGAAAAGTGCTTGGGGTCTTCTTTGTCCAAGAATGGTGACATTGTGGTAGTAAAAGATGATGATAGTCCTAATAGCCAAGCCATTGCCTCTGCTTCATCTTTTGAGAGAAAGGTTTCAAGATCCAGATCCGTAGGATGTGGAAGCAGGAGCTTCTCTGGTGACTTCTTTGAGAGAATCTCAACTGGGTTTGGAGATTGCAGTATTAGGAGAGTGGAGTCACAAAGGGAAGGCAAGCCAAAGGTCCCTGCAGCCACCTCTAACATGAATGAAAGAGTCAAATGTGGTGGTATCTTCGGTGGGTTCATGATCAATTCCtcgtcttcatcttcttcttgttCTTCAACATCATCATCTTATTGGTTTTCATCTTCAGCAGAAGATATCAATGGGAAACCAGCACCTGGGATTGCAGCTGGGCCTTTTGCTCATGGAAGGAGTAGAAACTGGGGTTTTGCTTTCGCTAGTCCAATGAGAGCTTTTGCGAAGCCTTCTTCAAAAGATGGCAAGAGAGACATCATCAGAGAAGCTTCTAAATCCAATAAGAGCAATGCTCCAAACTTAAGTGTCATTACTTCATTGTTAGGTGTGAGAGGCTAA
- the LOC110633036 gene encoding bidirectional sugar transporter SWEET17 isoform X3, translating into MEILSLVFGVIGNVISVLMFLSPVGTFWRIIKHKSTEDFESLPYICTLLNAALWTYYGIIKPGAFLVATVNGFGILVEIVYVTLFLVYAAPKMRAKTGILVGLLDVGFLAAAILVTRLVLQGQVRIDATGFMCCGLNIVMYGSPLAAMVPNGAGFLLGAAQLVLYAIYRNANPSSNVSDGLEEGWQYQTLISSAASSSSEQSHEIKERN; encoded by the exons ATGGAAATCTTGAGTTTGGTCTTTGGAGTCATAG GCAATGTGATCTCAGTGCTCATGTTTCTTTCTCCTGT TGGAACTTTTTGGAGAATTATAAAGCACAAATCCACTGAGGACTTTGAGAGTCTTCCTTACATCTGCACATTACTAAATGCAGCTTTATGGACCTACTATGGCATCATCAAACCAGGAGCCTTCCTTGTTGCTACTGTTAATGGTTTTGGAATCCTGGTGGAAATTGTATATGTAACTCTCTTCCTTGTATATGCAGCACCAAAAATGAGG GCTAAAACAGGAATTCTTGTTGGGCTCTTGGATGTGGGGTTCTTAGCAGCAGCAATTCTGGTTACTCGTTTGGTATTGCAGGGACAAGTGAGGATCGATGCAACAGGGTTCATGTGTTGTGGCCTCAACATTGTTATGTACGGTTCGCCTCTAGCTGCTATG gtacCAAATGGAGCTGGATTTTTACTTGGAGCAGCACAGCTAGTGCTCTATGCCATTTACAGGAATGCCAATCCTTCAAGTAACGTTTCTGATGGGCTGGAAGAAGGATGGCAATACCAGACCCTTATCTCATCAGCAGCATCATCATCATCTGAACAATCCCATGAAATTAAAGAACGaaattaa